ATTATTTGCAGAAACAATAGTATTGATAACCAGTTGTTTTTCCTCTTTTGAAAGCGTTGCGCTTTCGGCAGTCGTCCCCAGTACCACTAAATAGTCAATTCCGTTCTCAATGCTGAAATTCACTACATTTTTAAGCCCTTCCATATCTACGGAAAAGTCACTATTAAAAGGGGTGATCAATGCTACGCCAGTTCCAACTAATTCTTTCATATCAATCTATTTTTTTTAAGATTTTTAAATATTTTTTTACTTCACTTTTAAAAGCTTCGGGTTTTTGAAGGTCAACGATTAAAAGTAAATCAAAAAGTCGCTCATCGGCCCCATTAAAACCAATTTTGAATTTTGCTTTGCTTTGCGCTACCATTGCTCCCAAAAACTCGTGTTTTCCTTTGTAATACCCTATAAGCACATCAAAAGGAAAGTCTAGAAACTCCTGTGCGTTTTGGTTATGTATCTCTCCGCGCCACGTAAATTCCTTATTGGTTATTTGGTTTTGCCGAAGCGACGGTATTTTTCTTCGCGTTTCGGCAAATGTGAAAAGCTTAACGTCCTTTCGCTGCAGACCGAGTTCTTTCCCAAACTCATAAAGCATTTCAAAATCGTCAAAAAAAGCTTCGTCAACCACAAAGCCCAAATACTTTAAAGGCTCGTTTCGCTTTGAAAAATCACGCTCCGTCAGGTTTTTTTCAATGTGCTTTTTTAAGGAATGTCGCTTTACTTTTTTCAACATGGAATGCCCAATTCTTGAGTGGCAAAAATAGCTATTTTCAGCGCTTTTCTACTTTCAATTATGAAATCATTTGTAAAAAATCGTCTTCTGAAATGATGGCGACGCCCAAACTTTCGGCCTTGGTTTTTTTGCTTGGCCCCATATTCTCGCCTGCCACCACATAATTGGTTTTGGACGAAATGGAGCTGGAAACCTTTCCGCCGTTGTCCTCGATCAATTTTTTCAATTCGTCACGGGAAACCTTTGTGAAGACGCCGGAAACAACGAAGGTATTTCCATTTAAAGTATTGGTTTGGTTGGCAAGTTTTTCTGCGGAAATCTCTAATTGCACGCCATAACTTTTTAGCCGTTCAATAATAGCGATATTTTCTTCGGAGGCGAAAAATGAAACCACGCTTTGGGCGATTCGTTCGCCTATTTCGTCAACAGTTACAAGCTCTTCTTCGGAAGCGTTTTTTAAGGCATCTATTGTTTTGTAATGCTTCGCAAGCTTTTTGGCCACGGTTTCGCCTACGTATCTTATTCCCAAGGCAAAAAGGACTCTTTCAAAGGGAATCTCTTTGGAAGCTTCAATTCCATTAATCATATTTTCAGCGCTTTTCTGCGCCATTCGTTCCAAGGGAATGATCTGTTCTTCTTTTAAAAGATACAAATCGGCATAATTATTTATCAAACCGTTGTTTACCAAAAGTGCGACGGTTTCGCCGCCCAAACCTTCAATATCCATTGCCTTGCGGGAAATGAAATGCTGGATTCGGCCAATAATTTGTGGCGGGCACCCTTCGGTATTGGGGCAATAGTGCT
The Aequorivita iocasae genome window above contains:
- a CDS encoding DUF6913 domain-containing protein, which encodes MLKKVKRHSLKKHIEKNLTERDFSKRNEPLKYLGFVVDEAFFDDFEMLYEFGKELGLQRKDVKLFTFAETRRKIPSLRQNQITNKEFTWRGEIHNQNAQEFLDFPFDVLIGYYKGKHEFLGAMVAQSKAKFKIGFNGADERLFDLLLIVDLQKPEAFKSEVKKYLKILKKID